A genomic window from Cucumis melo cultivar AY chromosome 8, USDA_Cmelo_AY_1.0, whole genome shotgun sequence includes:
- the LOC103501480 gene encoding acid phosphatase 1 isoform X2 — protein MIIIGEMVRRAREILSMILFAVFSSVTGVTPPYWSRGGGASCSPCLSWRLAAETNNVEPWRTVPAHCFSCIGAYITGGQYQHDVRFVVEQIMRCDPYDPSAFRSWAMEGACPAIQPVAELFTKLIGSGFKVFLVTGRDEETLGQVTIENLHREGFIGYERIILRTAAEKGRSAVEFKTEMRRRLVEQGYRIWGNVGDQWSDLQGQFVGKRTFKLPNPMYFVP, from the exons ATGATCATAATCGGAGAAATGGTCCGGCGAGCACGAGAGATACTATCGATGATTTTATTTGCGGTGTTTTCGAGTGTGACGGGAGTAACGCCGCCGTACTGGAGTCGAGGTGGGGGAGCAAGCTGCAGTCCGTGCCTGAGCTGGAGGCTGGCAGCGGAGACGAACAATGTGGAGCCGTGGAGGACGGTGCCGGCGCATTGCTTCAGCTGTATCGGAGCGTACATAACGGGGGGGCAGTACCAGCACGATGTCCGATTCGTGGTGGAGCAAATTATGAG GTGTGATCCGTACGATCCATCGGCGTTTAGGTCATGGGCAATGGAAGGAGCATGTCCGGCGATTCAACCGGTGGCAGAGCTCTTCACAAAGCTCATCGGAAGTGGCTTCAAAGTCTTCCTTGTCACCGGTCGTGACGAAGAGACTCTTGGCCAAGTCACCATCGAGAATCTCCATCGTGAGGGCTTCATCGGCTACGAACGCATAATTTTAAG GACCGCGGCAGAAAAAGGGCGAAGCGCAGTGGAGTTCAAGACAGAGATGCGGAGGCGACTAGTGGAGCAAGGATATCGAATTTGGGGCAACGTTGGAGATCAATGGAGCGATCTTCAAGGGCAATTTGTGGGAAAGCGTACTTTCAAATTACCTAATCCTATGTATTTTGTTCCTTAA
- the LOC103501480 gene encoding acid phosphatase 1 isoform X1: protein MIIIGEMVRRAREILSMILFAVFSSVTGVTPPYWSRGGGASCSPCLSWRLAAETNNVEPWRTVPAHCFSCIGAYITGGQYQHDVRFVVEQIMRYAEGITVGDDGLDAWILDVDDTCISNVDYYKIKRYGCDPYDPSAFRSWAMEGACPAIQPVAELFTKLIGSGFKVFLVTGRDEETLGQVTIENLHREGFIGYERIILRTAAEKGRSAVEFKTEMRRRLVEQGYRIWGNVGDQWSDLQGQFVGKRTFKLPNPMYFVP from the exons ATGATCATAATCGGAGAAATGGTCCGGCGAGCACGAGAGATACTATCGATGATTTTATTTGCGGTGTTTTCGAGTGTGACGGGAGTAACGCCGCCGTACTGGAGTCGAGGTGGGGGAGCAAGCTGCAGTCCGTGCCTGAGCTGGAGGCTGGCAGCGGAGACGAACAATGTGGAGCCGTGGAGGACGGTGCCGGCGCATTGCTTCAGCTGTATCGGAGCGTACATAACGGGGGGGCAGTACCAGCACGATGTCCGATTCGTGGTGGAGCAAATTATGAGGTACGCGGAGGGAATTACGGTGGGCGATGACGGATTAGATGCTTGGATTCTTGATGTGGATGATACTTGCATCTCTAATGTtgattattataaaattaagaGATATGG GTGTGATCCGTACGATCCATCGGCGTTTAGGTCATGGGCAATGGAAGGAGCATGTCCGGCGATTCAACCGGTGGCAGAGCTCTTCACAAAGCTCATCGGAAGTGGCTTCAAAGTCTTCCTTGTCACCGGTCGTGACGAAGAGACTCTTGGCCAAGTCACCATCGAGAATCTCCATCGTGAGGGCTTCATCGGCTACGAACGCATAATTTTAAG GACCGCGGCAGAAAAAGGGCGAAGCGCAGTGGAGTTCAAGACAGAGATGCGGAGGCGACTAGTGGAGCAAGGATATCGAATTTGGGGCAACGTTGGAGATCAATGGAGCGATCTTCAAGGGCAATTTGTGGGAAAGCGTACTTTCAAATTACCTAATCCTATGTATTTTGTTCCTTAA